Proteins from a genomic interval of Aureimonas sp. AU20:
- a CDS encoding glycosyltransferase family 4 protein, translated as MRTALIAWDYPPSPSGLSTAAREIAESLVLAGCEVTVFTLDREGRESAGGVTIVGCPLAKASALGRLRLYGGAGHLAAPLAFRRAVLAEHARRPFQIVEATNWYAPAALLTGRHGFRLVTRNSTPAAFSRDPAETARDRLDGWAADRLERRQARGSAALISNTGDHARRITAEYGLSGRQPHAVVGLSLPPATIARGQAATYPEAGETQGLRLLFVGRAEHRKGFDMIVEAAAILGTEADQGRVPPFEIRLVGVPESDLPGDLPAPARARIRALGRMREEALAVEYEGAHAVLAPSRYESFGLVYQEGIAYGRPMVANALDASGREFVGDTGAGRMASRDTGAALADAIRPILTDAAVREDLRAHALKAAGRFNRDTLGRETKALYERALQAPA; from the coding sequence ATGCGCACCGCCCTGATCGCCTGGGACTACCCGCCCTCCCCCAGCGGCCTTTCCACCGCCGCGCGCGAGATCGCCGAGAGCCTGGTTCTCGCCGGCTGCGAGGTCACCGTCTTCACGCTCGACCGCGAGGGGCGCGAGTCGGCTGGCGGCGTCACGATCGTCGGCTGCCCGCTGGCGAAGGCGAGTGCGCTCGGCCGCCTGCGCCTTTACGGCGGCGCGGGGCATCTCGCCGCCCCGCTCGCCTTTCGCCGCGCGGTCCTGGCCGAGCACGCCCGCCGGCCCTTCCAGATCGTGGAAGCCACCAACTGGTACGCGCCCGCCGCGCTGCTCACTGGCCGGCACGGCTTCCGGCTGGTGACCCGCAACTCCACGCCCGCCGCCTTCTCGCGCGACCCCGCCGAGACCGCGCGAGACAGGCTGGACGGCTGGGCGGCGGACCGGCTGGAGCGGCGGCAGGCGCGGGGCAGCGCCGCGCTGATCTCCAACACCGGTGACCACGCTAGGCGCATCACGGCCGAATACGGCCTGAGCGGCCGGCAGCCCCATGCCGTGGTCGGCCTCAGCCTGCCACCCGCGACGATCGCGCGCGGGCAGGCCGCGACCTATCCCGAAGCCGGCGAAACCCAAGGGCTGCGACTTCTCTTCGTCGGCCGCGCGGAGCATCGCAAGGGCTTCGACATGATCGTGGAGGCCGCTGCCATTCTGGGCACGGAAGCGGACCAAGGCCGCGTTCCGCCCTTCGAGATTCGCCTCGTCGGCGTGCCGGAGAGCGACCTGCCGGGCGATCTGCCCGCCCCGGCCCGCGCCCGTATCCGCGCGCTCGGCCGGATGCGGGAGGAGGCGCTGGCGGTGGAATACGAAGGCGCGCACGCCGTTCTCGCCCCCTCGCGCTACGAGAGCTTCGGCCTCGTCTATCAGGAGGGCATCGCCTATGGCCGGCCCATGGTGGCGAACGCGCTGGACGCCAGCGGGCGCGAATTCGTGGGTGACACCGGCGCCGGGCGCATGGCGTCGCGCGACACAGGCGCGGCGCTCGCAGACGCCATCCGTCCAATCCTGACGGACGCGGCCGTGCGCGAGGACCTGCGCGCCCATGCTCTGAAAGCCGCCGGTCGCTTCAACCGCGACACGCTGGGTCGGGAAACGAAAGCGCTCTACGAACGGGCGCTCCAGGCGCCTGCCTGA
- a CDS encoding acyl-CoA dehydrogenase family protein: MWTGAIEEVARLAEAREDGPDANADAELDVLRRLGLLAAPIAPEGRGYRYTFPAERALPALAGLGGADLSVGRLFEGHINVLQLVALFGTEAQQARVRGAVEGGALLGVWGADGSPPFTVENVGDDRLRLGGAKRFASGLGAVSLALVPYSDAENRLCLLLLGVDDIARMEPESWRMRGMRASRSGTFRFEGIEISTDCVVGQPNDYRREPFFMGGIWRCAAVQLGAIERLVSGFVKELHALNRLDHPLQSARVGEAILAARDARLQVEAAVQAVEGGADADLAASLAVFSRLRVESAGLVVIQLVERGLGLAAFAEAHPLARPIRDLSTYLRQANPDAVLLEHARRLAARLPEIFR, translated from the coding sequence GTGTGGACCGGAGCGATCGAAGAAGTCGCGCGCCTCGCCGAGGCGCGGGAGGATGGGCCGGACGCCAACGCCGACGCCGAACTCGACGTGCTGCGCCGTCTCGGCCTTCTCGCCGCGCCCATCGCGCCGGAAGGGCGGGGCTATCGCTACACCTTCCCGGCCGAGCGCGCCCTGCCTGCGCTGGCGGGTCTGGGCGGCGCCGATCTCAGCGTCGGCCGCCTGTTCGAGGGCCATATCAACGTGCTCCAGCTCGTCGCCCTGTTCGGCACTGAGGCGCAGCAGGCGCGGGTGCGTGGTGCCGTGGAGGGTGGCGCGTTGCTCGGCGTCTGGGGCGCGGACGGTTCCCCGCCCTTCACGGTGGAAAACGTAGGCGACGATCGCCTGCGGCTCGGCGGCGCCAAGCGCTTCGCCTCCGGCCTCGGCGCCGTGTCGTTGGCGCTCGTGCCCTATTCCGACGCGGAAAACCGCCTCTGCCTCCTGCTTCTGGGCGTCGACGACATCGCCCGGATGGAGCCGGAAAGCTGGCGGATGCGCGGCATGCGCGCCTCGCGCTCGGGCACGTTCCGCTTCGAGGGCATCGAGATTTCAACTGACTGCGTCGTCGGCCAGCCCAACGACTATCGCCGCGAGCCCTTCTTCATGGGCGGCATCTGGCGCTGCGCCGCCGTGCAGCTCGGCGCGATCGAGCGGCTCGTCTCCGGCTTCGTGAAGGAGCTGCACGCCTTGAACCGGCTCGATCACCCACTGCAGAGTGCCCGCGTCGGCGAGGCGATCCTGGCCGCGCGCGACGCGCGGCTGCAGGTGGAGGCTGCCGTTCAGGCCGTGGAAGGCGGCGCGGATGCCGATCTCGCCGCCTCGCTCGCTGTCTTCTCGCGCCTGCGGGTGGAATCGGCCGGGCTCGTGGTGATCCAACTGGTGGAGCGGGGCCTGGGTCTTGCCGCCTTCGCCGAGGCGCATCCCTTGGCGCGCCCGATCCGCGACCTATCAACCTATCTGCGGCAGGCCAACCCGGACGCCGTGCTTCTCGAACACGCGCGCCGGCTCGCCGCGCGTCTGCCGGAGATTTTTCGATGA
- a CDS encoding PIG-L family deacetylase, whose amino-acid sequence MSRYGDWCARHDAAPVVDPLLLTGPGGLVVLAPHPDDEALGTSGLLVAMAHAGRPVGLVALTDGEGSHRQSAEWPAERLAARRREEQAMAMAELGCEDASILHLSLPDGASRWHDDFAGAAERVAAFCDEIGATALASTVPFDPHPDHEAAAILAENVQRLRPHLRRLSYPVWSMRHPAELEVDVDGLTPFRVETPIVEKARAIARHETQMGSVVGDDPSGFALPDWFLRHHQGPFECVFWHRMPGSPPGPEHFAALYDGDRDPWGARDSAYEVEKREALLRFLGEEGGDSAIEFGCGEGHVAGALASRFQTVAGFDLDPGIVARATAHHGAPGRVTFQVGRMPEAFPDLRFDLLVLSEMLYFLTEAEIEALMARACHHARPGARLVLVNYLGPTDTPLSGDDAADFLLMIASEKLTLERAERTERYRMDLLRFRAPDSEA is encoded by the coding sequence ATGAGCCGCTATGGCGACTGGTGCGCACGCCACGACGCGGCGCCGGTGGTAGACCCGCTGCTTCTGACCGGCCCGGGCGGGCTGGTGGTGCTCGCCCCGCATCCCGACGACGAGGCGCTTGGCACCTCCGGCCTGCTCGTCGCCATGGCCCATGCCGGCCGCCCGGTCGGCCTCGTCGCGCTGACCGATGGCGAGGGCTCGCATCGCCAGTCCGCCGAGTGGCCGGCCGAGCGCCTCGCCGCGCGACGGCGCGAGGAACAGGCCATGGCCATGGCGGAACTGGGCTGCGAGGACGCGTCGATCCTGCATCTTTCCCTGCCGGACGGCGCCTCGCGCTGGCACGACGATTTCGCCGGGGCGGCCGAGCGCGTGGCCGCCTTCTGCGACGAGATCGGCGCCACGGCGCTGGCCTCCACTGTCCCCTTCGACCCGCATCCCGACCACGAGGCGGCGGCGATCCTGGCCGAAAACGTGCAGCGCCTTCGCCCGCACCTGCGACGACTGTCCTATCCCGTCTGGTCGATGCGCCACCCCGCCGAGTTGGAAGTGGACGTGGACGGCCTGACCCCGTTCCGGGTGGAAACGCCGATCGTGGAAAAGGCCCGCGCCATCGCGCGCCACGAAACGCAGATGGGCAGCGTGGTGGGCGACGACCCTTCCGGCTTCGCCCTGCCGGACTGGTTCCTGCGCCACCACCAGGGCCCGTTCGAATGCGTGTTCTGGCACAGGATGCCGGGCTCGCCGCCCGGCCCCGAGCACTTCGCCGCCCTTTACGACGGGGACCGCGACCCGTGGGGCGCGCGCGACTCCGCCTACGAGGTGGAGAAGCGCGAGGCGCTCCTGCGCTTCCTCGGGGAGGAAGGCGGCGACAGCGCCATCGAGTTCGGCTGCGGTGAAGGCCATGTGGCGGGTGCGCTCGCCAGCCGGTTCCAAACCGTCGCGGGCTTCGACCTCGACCCCGGCATCGTCGCGCGGGCGACAGCGCATCACGGCGCGCCGGGCCGGGTGACGTTCCAAGTCGGGCGAATGCCAGAGGCGTTTCCCGATCTGCGCTTCGATCTTCTGGTTCTCTCGGAGATGCTCTATTTTTTGACAGAAGCCGAGATCGAGGCGTTGATGGCCCGGGCCTGCCACCATGCCCGGCCGGGGGCGCGGCTGGTGCTGGTCAACTATCTCGGCCCCACCGACACGCCGCTTTCGGGCGACGACGCAGCCGACTTCCTCCTGATGATCGCCTCGGAAAAGCTCACGCTGGAGCGTGCGGAGCGGACCGAGCGCTATCGGATGGATCTCCTGCGCTTTCGCGCACCCGATTCAGAAGCCTGA
- a CDS encoding glycosyltransferase family A protein gives MHEIQRVEPFRLDVLEDHETISRVALHRGGAFSMAGAVACLPARDEAERIEATLRALLAELGIGEGVVLVVNGSADDTAARALQVLQAGAAPFLLLDIDWRAGHGSAPLARRLALDCADQLAPGAHLFSLDADTETRPGWRAAYEAEFARGAALVCGAIGFDPAEAALLPPTDEAAETVLREYRAAAREIDARLDPDPINPWPHHGNIGGANFGLRAGVYAALGGLPVTPFGEDRALLRRARALGLPVRFSEGPVVWTSCRLDGRARGGLSDELKRSRSESDPLVDEALEPAPALERRIRARLAYLTSGDVGARALVVAGLGVEPDAVEAAFQAGSPGEAWLLVEAQSPELSRTRLRRSQLAAELPALLRLLNRVRESAGDPSDSARSAPHAPA, from the coding sequence ATGCACGAGATCCAGCGGGTGGAGCCCTTCCGGCTGGACGTGCTCGAAGATCACGAGACGATCTCCCGCGTCGCCCTTCACCGGGGCGGCGCGTTTTCCATGGCTGGCGCCGTCGCCTGCCTGCCCGCGCGCGACGAGGCGGAGCGCATCGAGGCGACGCTGCGCGCGCTTCTGGCCGAGCTTGGGATCGGCGAGGGCGTGGTGCTGGTGGTCAACGGCTCGGCCGACGACACGGCAGCGCGGGCGCTCCAAGTGCTGCAGGCCGGCGCCGCGCCCTTTCTGCTTCTCGATATCGACTGGCGCGCGGGCCACGGCTCGGCGCCGCTCGCCCGGCGCCTCGCGCTCGACTGCGCCGATCAGCTTGCGCCCGGCGCGCATCTCTTCTCCCTTGATGCTGACACCGAGACCCGCCCCGGCTGGCGCGCGGCCTACGAGGCGGAATTCGCGCGCGGCGCGGCCCTCGTCTGCGGCGCGATCGGCTTCGACCCGGCCGAGGCCGCGCTGCTGCCGCCGACCGACGAAGCGGCCGAGACGGTGCTGCGCGAATATCGCGCCGCCGCGCGCGAGATCGACGCCCGGCTCGACCCCGATCCGATCAATCCCTGGCCGCATCACGGCAATATCGGCGGGGCGAATTTCGGCCTGCGCGCCGGTGTCTATGCCGCGCTCGGCGGCCTGCCGGTGACGCCCTTCGGCGAGGACCGCGCGCTCCTGCGCCGCGCCCGCGCGCTGGGGCTGCCGGTGCGGTTCAGCGAAGGGCCTGTCGTCTGGACCTCCTGCCGACTCGACGGGCGGGCGCGGGGCGGCTTGTCGGACGAGTTGAAGCGCTCGCGCAGCGAGAGCGACCCGCTGGTGGACGAGGCGCTGGAGCCGGCACCCGCTCTGGAGCGCCGCATCCGCGCGCGCCTCGCCTATCTCACGTCAGGCGATGTCGGCGCACGCGCTCTCGTGGTGGCCGGGCTCGGCGTCGAGCCCGATGCGGTGGAGGCGGCCTTCCAGGCGGGTTCGCCCGGCGAGGCCTGGCTGCTGGTGGAAGCACAGAGCCCGGAATTGTCGCGCACGCGCCTCAGGCGCTCGCAACTCGCCGCCGAACTGCCCGCTCTTCTCAGGCTTCTGAATCGGGTGCGCGAAAGCGCAGGAGATCCATCCGATAGCGCTCGGTCCGCTCCGCACGCTCCAGCGTGA
- a CDS encoding aldehyde dehydrogenase (NADP(+)), protein MTIQGEMIVGHTLAKGAKGEIFGIEAATGQRLDPAFGGATKDDLETACRLADEAFDTYRETGLEERARFLEAIAEEIQNLGDALIERCCQESGLPRGRIEGERGRTMGQLRMFAGVLRDGGFLDARVDPAMPDRQPLPRPDLRLRNVALGPVAVFGASNFPLAFSVAGGDTASALAAGCPVVAKAHSAHPGTSELIGRAVLAAAKRCGMPEGVFSLLFDSGREIGQGLVADRRIKAVGFTGSRGGGTALMKIAASRPEPIPVYAEMSSINPVILFPGALKERAEAIAKGFVGSLTLGAGQFCTNPGLVLAVEGEGLDAFAAAAAEALAGTAASVMLTPGIHEAYASGVSKLAGHARVETLARGQEGGALRGQSALFAVSASEFLSDPHLQEEVFGASSLVVRCRDEAELTEVVRKLEGQLTAAIHITESDHEAARRLLPLLEKRAGRILVNGFGTGVEVGHAMVHGGPYPSTSDGRSTSVGSKAIERFLRPVSYQDLPDALLPDALKDANPLKLWRRRDGKLVAPDA, encoded by the coding sequence ATGACCATTCAGGGCGAGATGATCGTCGGCCACACGCTGGCCAAGGGCGCGAAGGGTGAGATTTTCGGGATCGAAGCGGCCACCGGCCAGCGCCTCGATCCGGCCTTCGGGGGCGCCACGAAGGACGACCTCGAAACGGCCTGCCGCCTGGCCGACGAAGCCTTCGACACCTATCGCGAAACCGGGCTGGAAGAGCGCGCGCGCTTTCTGGAGGCGATCGCCGAGGAGATCCAAAATCTCGGCGACGCCCTGATCGAGCGCTGCTGCCAGGAAAGCGGCCTGCCGCGCGGCCGCATCGAAGGCGAGCGCGGCCGCACCATGGGCCAGCTTCGCATGTTCGCCGGCGTGTTGCGCGACGGCGGCTTCCTCGACGCGCGGGTCGATCCCGCCATGCCCGACCGCCAGCCCCTGCCGCGCCCGGACCTTCGGCTGCGCAACGTCGCGCTCGGCCCGGTTGCGGTGTTCGGCGCCTCCAACTTCCCGCTCGCCTTCTCCGTCGCCGGCGGCGACACGGCCTCGGCGCTGGCCGCCGGCTGCCCGGTCGTGGCCAAGGCGCACTCGGCCCATCCCGGCACGTCGGAGCTGATCGGCCGCGCCGTTCTGGCGGCGGCCAAGCGCTGCGGCATGCCCGAGGGCGTGTTCTCGCTTCTGTTCGATTCCGGCCGCGAGATCGGCCAGGGCCTGGTCGCCGACCGGCGCATCAAGGCCGTCGGCTTCACCGGCTCGCGCGGCGGCGGCACGGCGCTGATGAAGATCGCAGCCTCGCGGCCCGAGCCGATCCCGGTCTATGCCGAGATGAGCTCGATCAACCCGGTGATCCTCTTCCCCGGCGCGCTCAAGGAGCGTGCGGAGGCCATCGCCAAGGGCTTCGTCGGCTCGCTGACGCTCGGCGCCGGCCAGTTCTGCACCAATCCCGGCCTCGTGCTGGCGGTCGAGGGCGAAGGGCTGGACGCATTCGCCGCCGCTGCCGCCGAAGCGCTGGCCGGCACCGCCGCCTCCGTCATGCTGACGCCGGGCATCCATGAGGCCTATGCCTCCGGCGTGTCGAAGCTCGCCGGCCATGCCCGCGTCGAGACGCTGGCCCGCGGCCAGGAAGGCGGCGCGCTGCGCGGCCAGTCCGCGCTCTTCGCCGTGTCGGCCTCCGAGTTCCTGTCCGATCCGCATCTCCAGGAAGAGGTGTTCGGCGCCTCCTCGCTGGTTGTGCGCTGCCGCGACGAGGCCGAGCTGACCGAGGTCGTGCGTAAGCTCGAAGGCCAGCTCACAGCCGCGATCCACATCACCGAAAGCGACCACGAGGCCGCCCGCCGGCTCCTGCCGCTCTTGGAGAAGCGGGCCGGGCGCATCCTGGTCAACGGCTTCGGCACGGGCGTCGAGGTCGGCCATGCCATGGTGCATGGCGGCCCGTACCCCTCCACCTCGGACGGGCGCTCCACCTCGGTCGGCTCCAAGGCGATCGAGCGCTTCCTGCGCCCGGTCAGCTATCAGGACCTGCCGGACGCGCTCCTGCCGGACGCGCTGAAGGACGCCAACCCGCTGAAGCTCTGGCGCCGCCGCGACGGCAAGCTGGTCGCCCCGGACGCCTGA
- a CDS encoding sensor histidine kinase: MKRISRLTTGAVAAGFALLVVAGGTTAWLVSRVADNTARVTHSMEVELALANFRALSEQSETARRGFLLDPDPRFAKSVEDSARDAGPQLARLGALVNDNPQQKDIVSRLARASHDHMTLIRQSMALRRRAAPGTDVPFSWDRSTQLIQVVRELASELSRNERALMHVRLERQEASQRVASGLIALAAVLLALVAAGTIWVTRRTLLALHAASGQLARLNDDLEGAVTERTVDLQRANDEIQRFAYIVSHDLRSPLVNVMGFTSEMEAAIRPLDELVTQAEAAGTFPVSEEARLAVREDLPEAVGFIRASTQKMDRLINAILRLSREGRRVLSPEPIDMNALISGIEGSLQHKLQEVGGEVRVSSLPSLVSDRVGLEQIFSNLIENAVKYRSPHRPPVIEVTGRREGERAVFEITDNGRGIDPKDHDRVFDLFRRSGTQNEPGEGIGLAHVRAMVYRLGGVISCRSALDAGATFSLSMRADLSDEGARAL, encoded by the coding sequence GTGAAACGGATTTCCCGACTCACCACCGGCGCCGTCGCCGCCGGGTTCGCGCTTCTGGTGGTCGCCGGCGGCACGACGGCCTGGCTCGTCTCGCGCGTGGCCGACAACACGGCGCGCGTCACCCACTCCATGGAGGTGGAGCTGGCGCTCGCCAATTTCCGCGCGCTGTCGGAACAGTCCGAAACGGCGCGGCGCGGCTTCCTGCTCGATCCCGACCCGCGCTTCGCCAAGTCCGTGGAAGACAGTGCGCGCGACGCCGGCCCGCAGCTGGCGCGGCTGGGCGCCCTGGTCAACGACAACCCGCAGCAGAAGGACATCGTGAGCCGGCTGGCGAGGGCCAGCCACGATCACATGACTCTGATCCGCCAGTCCATGGCGCTGCGACGGCGGGCGGCACCCGGCACCGATGTCCCCTTCAGCTGGGACCGCTCGACCCAGCTCATCCAAGTGGTGCGCGAACTGGCGAGCGAACTCTCCCGCAACGAGCGCGCTCTGATGCATGTCAGGCTGGAGCGCCAGGAAGCCAGCCAGCGCGTCGCCTCCGGCCTCATCGCTCTGGCCGCCGTGCTTCTGGCGCTGGTGGCCGCCGGCACCATCTGGGTCACGCGCCGCACGCTTCTGGCGCTGCATGCGGCCAGCGGGCAGCTGGCCCGGCTGAACGACGACCTGGAAGGCGCGGTGACGGAGCGCACCGTCGACCTGCAGCGCGCCAACGACGAGATCCAGCGCTTCGCTTATATCGTTAGCCACGACCTACGCTCGCCGCTGGTCAACGTCATGGGTTTTACCAGCGAGATGGAGGCCGCGATCCGGCCGCTGGACGAGCTGGTAACCCAGGCCGAGGCGGCGGGCACCTTCCCCGTTTCGGAGGAGGCGCGGCTCGCCGTGCGCGAGGACCTGCCCGAGGCGGTCGGCTTCATTCGCGCCTCCACGCAGAAGATGGACCGGCTCATCAACGCCATCCTGCGCCTGTCGCGCGAGGGGCGGCGCGTCCTCTCGCCCGAGCCGATCGACATGAACGCCTTGATCTCCGGCATCGAGGGAAGCCTGCAACACAAGCTTCAGGAGGTCGGAGGCGAGGTTCGCGTCTCCTCCCTGCCCTCGCTGGTCAGCGACCGCGTGGGTCTGGAGCAGATCTTTTCCAACCTGATCGAGAACGCCGTGAAGTACCGCTCGCCCCACCGCCCGCCGGTGATCGAGGTGACGGGCCGGCGCGAAGGCGAGCGGGCCGTGTTCGAGATCACCGACAACGGGCGCGGCATCGACCCGAAGGACCACGACCGGGTGTTCGACCTGTTCCGGCGCTCCGGGACGCAGAACGAGCCGGGCGAAGGCATTGGCCTCGCTCATGTTCGAGCCATGGTCTATCGTCTTGGCGGCGTCATATCCTGCCGGTCGGCCCTTGACGCGGGTGCGACATTTAGCCTTTCCATGCGGGCCGATCTTTCGGACGAAGGAGCCAGAGCGCTTTGA
- a CDS encoding response regulator, with product MIEDDEGHARLIEKNIRRAGVNNPIRHFTDGTSALRFLIEDEDGPGHGMPSLVLLDLNLPDMSGTDILMRMKEEGSGPLRRTPVVVLTTTDDKVEIQRCYDLGANVYITKPVNYESFAQAIRQLGLFLSVIQIPEAPSEGA from the coding sequence ATGATCGAGGACGACGAGGGCCATGCGCGCCTCATCGAGAAGAACATCCGCCGCGCGGGCGTCAACAATCCGATCCGGCATTTCACCGACGGAACCTCGGCTCTGCGCTTTCTGATCGAGGACGAGGACGGGCCGGGACACGGCATGCCCTCGCTCGTGCTGCTCGACCTCAACCTGCCCGACATGAGCGGCACCGACATCCTGATGCGGATGAAGGAGGAGGGCTCGGGGCCGCTTCGCCGCACGCCCGTCGTGGTGCTGACCACCACCGACGACAAGGTCGAGATCCAGCGCTGCTACGACCTCGGCGCCAATGTCTACATCACCAAGCCGGTGAACTACGAAAGCTTCGCCCAGGCCATTCGCCAGCTCGGCCTGTTCCTGTCCGTGATCCAGATCCCGGAAGCACCGAGCGAAGGCGCCTGA
- a CDS encoding sensor histidine kinase has translation MARVLYIDDDEGLCRLISRAMARRGHAVETASGGAEGVARLRAESFELVAVDHYMPGMDGLETLAAIAALPDPPPVVYVTGSEEGRVAVAALKAGAADYVVKSVGEEFFDLLQSTFRQVLDRRRLLAEKAEAEAKLRISYERLEALLKEANHRVANSLQIVSAFVRLQASAATSDEARSALRDTQQRITAIAQVHRRLYNSDDLDLVEMSDYLATLLSEVEATWSTPLAPHRLHLSAEPIRLETDSAVSMGVLVAELVSNGFKYAYPPGVVGEIRVELRAEGSGFVLRVEDDGQGFDPAAAPKGTGTGSKLVKAMASSLGAEITQENTPRGFRVVVRATRGLGRAARAPATAEPSPGPLEIAAQRGPAPLAPA, from the coding sequence GTGGCGAGAGTGCTGTATATCGACGACGACGAAGGCTTGTGCCGGCTGATCAGCCGCGCCATGGCGCGGCGCGGCCACGCGGTGGAAACCGCATCGGGCGGCGCGGAAGGCGTCGCGCGCCTGCGGGCCGAGAGTTTCGAACTGGTCGCCGTCGATCATTACATGCCGGGCATGGACGGGCTGGAAACGCTGGCGGCCATCGCCGCCCTGCCCGACCCGCCGCCGGTCGTCTATGTCACCGGCTCGGAGGAAGGGCGCGTCGCCGTCGCCGCGCTCAAGGCGGGCGCTGCCGACTATGTCGTGAAGAGCGTCGGCGAGGAGTTCTTCGACCTTCTCCAGTCCACCTTCCGGCAGGTGCTGGACCGCAGGCGTCTGCTCGCCGAAAAGGCCGAGGCCGAGGCCAAGCTGCGCATCTCCTACGAGCGACTCGAGGCGCTTCTGAAGGAAGCCAATCACCGCGTCGCCAATTCGCTGCAGATCGTCTCGGCCTTCGTGAGGCTCCAGGCCTCGGCCGCCACCAGCGACGAGGCGCGCTCAGCGCTGCGCGACACGCAGCAGCGCATTACCGCGATCGCGCAGGTGCATCGGCGCCTCTACAATTCCGACGATCTCGACCTCGTAGAAATGTCGGACTATCTCGCAACGCTCCTATCCGAGGTCGAGGCGACCTGGTCGACGCCGCTCGCGCCCCACCGCCTGCATCTGTCGGCCGAGCCGATTCGGCTGGAAACCGACAGCGCCGTTTCCATGGGCGTGCTCGTTGCCGAGCTTGTGAGCAACGGCTTCAAATACGCCTATCCGCCAGGCGTGGTGGGCGAGATCCGCGTGGAGCTCCGCGCCGAAGGCTCCGGCTTCGTGCTTCGCGTGGAGGACGACGGGCAAGGCTTCGACCCGGCGGCGGCGCCCAAGGGCACAGGCACCGGCTCCAAGCTGGTCAAGGCGATGGCGTCGAGTCTCGGCGCCGAGATCACGCAGGAAAACACGCCCCGGGGCTTTCGCGTCGTGGTTCGCGCGACGCGGGGCCTCGGCCGTGCCGCGCGCGCTCCTGCCACCGCCGAGCCCTCGCCCGGCCCGCTGGAGATCGCGGCGCAACGCGGCCCGGCACCGCTTGCGCCGGCCTGA
- a CDS encoding MarR family winged helix-turn-helix transcriptional regulator, with protein MTDKHLQLDEQLCFAVYSTAHAFNRLYKPRLDALGITYPQYLVMMVLWQDEPQTVGSLGERLLLDSSTLTPLLKRLEASGFVTRTRSTRDERVVDIALTEKGRTMAEEARSVPAEIREATGETDGELERLRRSILRVRDALQASNVA; from the coding sequence ATGACCGACAAGCACCTTCAACTCGACGAACAGCTCTGCTTCGCCGTGTATTCGACGGCGCATGCCTTCAACCGCCTCTACAAGCCCCGCCTCGACGCGCTGGGCATAACCTATCCCCAATATCTCGTGATGATGGTGCTCTGGCAGGACGAGCCGCAGACCGTGGGCAGCCTGGGCGAGCGGCTTCTGCTCGACTCCTCGACCCTCACCCCGCTCCTCAAGCGGCTGGAAGCCAGCGGCTTCGTGACGCGCACCCGCTCGACCCGCGACGAGCGCGTGGTGGACATCGCGCTGACCGAGAAGGGCCGCACCATGGCCGAGGAAGCGCGCTCCGTGCCGGCCGAAATCCGCGAGGCGACCGGCGAGACCGATGGCGAGCTGGAGCGCCTGCGCCGCTCCATCCTGCGCGTGCGCGACGCGCTTCAGGCCTCCAACGTCGCTTAA